From the genome of Amycolatopsis sp. NBC_01488, one region includes:
- a CDS encoding class I SAM-dependent methyltransferase: MSDVRRIVESGYDSSAERYLEWSARIEDDPRLRFLAELTGRLADGAEVLDLGCGAGVPCTALLAERHDVLGVDVSAAQLDLARRNVPGARFEKADMAAVSFPDGSFDAVTAFYSVLHVPREEQGALFARIARWLRPGGWFLAALGCSESDGVEDDWLGTPMFFSSHAPDINRRLLAEAGLTLVVDEPVTMHEPEGAATFHWVLGRRPRG; this comes from the coding sequence GTGAGCGACGTGCGGCGGATCGTCGAATCCGGCTACGACAGCTCGGCCGAGCGCTACCTCGAATGGAGCGCGCGGATCGAGGACGATCCCCGGCTGCGCTTCCTGGCCGAGCTGACCGGCCGGCTCGCCGACGGCGCCGAGGTGCTCGACCTCGGCTGCGGCGCGGGCGTGCCCTGCACGGCGCTGCTCGCCGAGCGGCACGACGTCCTCGGCGTCGACGTGTCCGCGGCACAGCTCGACCTCGCGCGGCGCAACGTCCCCGGCGCGCGCTTCGAGAAGGCGGACATGGCCGCGGTGTCCTTTCCGGACGGCAGCTTCGACGCCGTCACGGCGTTCTACTCCGTGCTGCACGTCCCGCGCGAAGAGCAGGGAGCGCTCTTCGCCCGGATCGCGCGCTGGCTGCGGCCCGGCGGCTGGTTCCTGGCCGCGCTGGGCTGCAGCGAGTCCGACGGCGTCGAGGACGACTGGCTCGGCACGCCGATGTTCTTCAGCAGCCACGCACCCGACATCAACCGGCGTTTGCTGGCCGAAGCCGGGCTCACCCTGGTCGTCGACGAGCCGGTGACCATGCACGAGCCGGAAGGGGCGGCGACCTTCCACTGGGTGCTCGGCCGCCGCCCGCGCGGCTAG
- the rdmE gene encoding aklavinone 12-hydroxylase RdmE, translated as MNWEGVIMERVRVQVLVVGAGLGGLSASLFLAREGVDVLTVERHPGTSVHSRAAGQNWRTMELFHWAGIDREVLEVSPRASQGLRITVATSLAGRVLHRLVDDGSEFDVSASTTMPAGMAGQDVVEPILLAHAEKAGARVRFRTELVELTQDDDGVTATLRHRDSGEETVVRADYVVAADGGRSGIRAWLGIGTAGMDALSHCLGVVFDADLGDRVQPGVTDLFYLQHPDFTAGLVNTDVPNRYVFAPDYFPDRGESPADFDHDRLVAMIRAATDLPDLEPEIVWTGSWEIAARLADRFRSGRVFLIGDAAKVTPPTGGQGGNTAVGDGADIAWKLAAVLRGDAGPALLDTYEAERRPIARMIIDTSLHNMKQRMHPDLDVSGLTEPEDMLNAVLGFRYRSTAVLSEEPDDGSRVEDIHAPTGRPGFRAPGLASTVDLLGHSWVLLCAGDDSAWAQAASSAGVDCHVIDDEVFASRYGLSTGGASLVRPDGIVAWRAPAPVGDPARELQRVVDAVLSR; from the coding sequence ATGAACTGGGAGGGAGTCATCATGGAGCGGGTACGGGTACAGGTGCTGGTCGTGGGGGCCGGGCTGGGCGGGCTGTCGGCGTCACTGTTCCTGGCGCGGGAAGGAGTGGACGTCCTGACGGTCGAGCGGCACCCCGGAACGTCGGTCCACTCGCGGGCCGCCGGGCAGAACTGGCGCACGATGGAGCTTTTCCACTGGGCAGGAATCGACCGCGAAGTGCTGGAAGTGAGCCCACGGGCGTCGCAGGGGCTGCGGATCACCGTCGCGACCAGCCTGGCCGGGCGCGTCCTGCACCGGCTCGTGGACGACGGCAGCGAGTTCGACGTCTCGGCTTCGACGACGATGCCCGCCGGCATGGCCGGGCAGGACGTCGTCGAGCCGATCCTGCTGGCGCACGCGGAAAAGGCCGGCGCGCGGGTCCGGTTCCGGACCGAGCTCGTCGAGCTGACGCAGGACGACGACGGCGTCACCGCCACGCTGCGGCACCGCGACTCCGGCGAGGAAACAGTGGTGCGCGCGGACTACGTCGTCGCGGCCGACGGCGGGCGCAGCGGCATCCGGGCCTGGCTGGGCATCGGGACCGCCGGCATGGACGCGCTGAGCCACTGCCTCGGCGTCGTGTTCGACGCCGACCTCGGCGACCGCGTCCAGCCCGGCGTGACCGACCTGTTCTACCTGCAGCACCCGGACTTCACCGCCGGGCTGGTCAACACGGACGTGCCGAACCGGTACGTCTTCGCGCCGGACTACTTCCCGGACCGCGGCGAAAGCCCGGCCGACTTCGACCACGACCGGCTCGTGGCGATGATCCGCGCGGCCACCGACCTGCCGGACCTGGAGCCGGAGATCGTCTGGACGGGCTCGTGGGAGATCGCCGCGCGGCTGGCCGACCGCTTCCGGTCCGGGCGCGTCTTCCTGATCGGCGACGCGGCGAAGGTGACGCCGCCGACCGGCGGCCAGGGCGGCAACACGGCGGTCGGCGACGGCGCGGACATCGCGTGGAAGCTCGCCGCGGTGCTGCGCGGCGACGCGGGACCGGCGCTGCTCGACACGTACGAGGCCGAGCGGCGGCCGATCGCGCGGATGATCATCGACACCTCGCTGCACAACATGAAGCAGCGGATGCACCCGGACCTCGACGTCTCCGGGCTCACCGAGCCGGAGGACATGCTGAACGCCGTCCTCGGGTTCCGCTACCGCTCGACGGCGGTGCTTTCGGAGGAGCCCGACGACGGCTCGCGGGTGGAGGACATCCACGCGCCGACCGGCCGCCCCGGCTTCCGGGCACCCGGGCTGGCGTCCACTGTGGACTTACTCGGGCACTCGTGGGTGCTGCTCTGCGCGGGCGACGACTCGGCGTGGGCTCAGGCCGCTTCCAGCGCGGGCGTCGACTGCCACGTCATCGACGACGAGGTGTTCGCCTCGCGCTACGGCCTCTCGACGGGCGGCGCGTCGCTGGTGCGTCCCGACGGCATCGTCGCGTGGCGGGCTCCGGCACCGGTCGGCGATCCTGCGCGCGAGCTGCAGCGGGTGGTGGACGCGGTCCTGTCCCGCTAG